tggggtgattagcggttccaatagagttttgtgtaaggcttgttattaggacttgcaagattcgaggtttagcatcccccccccccacacttaaattacaaattgtcctcaatgtgtcccaaaaataagtttttaggttgattcgAATGTGTAAATGGtgattaaaaacaagtttttatgttactggcagtctagccacggccccgtggtcagatcgCCAGTATCATATTTTAACAGAAGGCTGgccacggggcgtgttcagtgagcacggcccgtggCAATTTACCTGAACTGGACAATTTTTCTGCAGagcctgggcacggggcgtgttgggctgAGCACGGACCTGTACTAAACTTGCTATAATGCTGGAAAAGTTGACGAAAggctctgttttcgtgcatggggtgtggTTTTAACGTTCCCTTGGTAACCTCCATCTTTTCGAGTGTGGTTTATTCCTGAAaagtaaaactaaactagaaaacacaAAAGTTAAACTTAAACTAAAAACtacggatagttccgcggaatgcctccgtggtgcgccacgtttataagggtccttggctagacccaaagtcagTCATATGTTACCCGAGCGGGATGtctcgcatctcgtgttgcacCGTCAGAGAGCGTCATCCAAGCTTGAGTCTATGACAtccatgtagttgaccgggtcgtcctCTTCTCTTTTCCCAACCCTGAATTTCATCTCCTTGTCTCCAACCCTCAATGTTAACTTCCCATCACTCATATCCACCATTGCACGAGCGGTTGAAAGGAATGGTCTTCCTAGAATGAGTGGTAtttcggtgtcttcctccatgtcgagtataaCAAAGTCGGTCGGGAAGACAAAGTCTCCGACTTTTACCAATAAATTCTTGATGACACCTTGTGGGTGTTTGATAgacctatcggcgagttgtatgcACATCTTTGTGGGGCTCGTCTTACCTAGTCCGAGTCGGTCAAACATTGATGCGAGCATGAAATTGATGCTAGCCCCAAAGTCAGCTAATGCATTTCGTACAGGTGATCCCCTAATGGAACAAGGGATGGTGAAGCTTCCGGGGTCGAttttcttttgtgggagtttgttgagtagtacGACAGAACATTCTTCACTTAGATTGACCAATTGTAATGTTTCAATCTTCCTTTTGTGAGTGAGGAAGtctctcatgaattttgagtactTTGGCATTTGAGTGAGGACTTCCACAAATGGAAGATTGATATGCAATTGCTTTAGTAAGTTTATGAATTTTGTGAATTGCCCGTTGGTCTTTTGGCGAAGTAACCGACCGGGGTAGGGTAGCGAGGGGTTTTTGGTAGGTTCGGAATTTGGCGGATGAGTTGTTTCCTTGTGGGTTGGTGGCGAAGTCGTGGTTTGGATGGGTGGATTATTATTGGTTGAGGGTAGTGGGGCTTCCTCGGGGCCTACGGTCCAGATTCTTATTGTTATGAGGTGCCTTTTGCGCCTTTGAgctggtttcggtattgctaggtaatgcgccttgtggtctctctgagaaattttgggctagttgatttagttgtttttcaatgttttgaatactagcttgttgatttctaaagttGGATTCCGCTTGTAGGAATCGATTCGAGTACCTTTTTTGGATTTCGGAGATGTGGGGTGTGACAAGGTCTTCAAGCCTCTCCCAtcccccttgttgttgttgagtgaaattttgtgactcatttcttggttattgttgaaagtttgttcgttgattttgattttgttggttactactatttccgggctccctccaaccaaggttagggtggttacgccatccttggttgaaggtacccgttgggggacccgacggcctaggtctattatcaatgtagtttaccatttctgtttgattatccatttctttcatacaactccaatttgcatgtggcccaccacacccttcacaagccataaccgaggtcgtttttgccatttctaacttttttatttttgaagataGGGCTTTGATTTGGGATTGTAAAGAGGTGCTCTCATCTACTTTATGGGTGCCCGGGGCAACAGATTTTGtgcctcggggggtgtgccattgaaaattgttttgagcaatttcctcaatttgattataaatttcatttgggcgacTAGGGGTGTTCAGGATTcctttcgaattcgaaaaattcgaaattcgtttaaattcgattcgattatcaagaattcgtttcgattataagaattctaattcgaattcgattcaattcgagtcaagtaaatcgaatacgaatttataatttcaaattcgattcgattcgaaattcgaataaaaattatatatttttatttattatttttatatataaaaatatataacttttattaagctatactataaattcttttttaattttttccaagtattaaaattacccattaccaaacccaTTACATGACCCATAAGTAAAACCTAAttaacaaatctatcaatagatttctaaacataaaaaatattaacttATAATGTGGAGTGATTATTCTCGgcttctcgttttgaattttagacttgtggtactttatttgaaactttttaatgtgatatcgtgttttatggctgctttaaaatttatgtttcattttatagctttttacatgttttaaagaatctgaattaaatcgaatttattcgaattcgattcgaattcgaaattttaatcgaatacgaatcgaatacgaattgggttttttattcgaataagaattcgattcgaattcgataggttttaatcgaatacgaattcaagaaaaaataaaaattattcgaacaattcgattcgaataattcaaaaattcgatattcgattcgatgaacacccctatgggcgacgatt
The Helianthus annuus cultivar XRQ/B chromosome 6, HanXRQr2.0-SUNRISE, whole genome shotgun sequence genome window above contains:
- the LOC110944894 gene encoding uncharacterized protein LOC110944894, producing MPKYSKFMRDFLTHKRKIETLQLVNLSEECSVVLLNKLPQKKIDPGSFTIPCSIRGSPVRNALADFGASINFMLASMFDRLGLGKTSPTKMCIQLADRSIKHPQGVIKNLLVKVGDFVFPTDFVILDMEEDTEIPLILGRPFLSTARAMVDMSDGKLTLRVGDKEMKFRVGKREEDDPVNYMDVIDSSLDDAL